A part of Saliniradius amylolyticus genomic DNA contains:
- a CDS encoding DUF924 family protein codes for MYQQVIEFWFNEIEPSQWFKKDDSFDALLRRRFSKLHSQAAQCELWRWRKTASGSLAEIIVLDQFSRNMFRDTKAAFDYDALALALAQSAINKGQDIELSPTQRSFMYMPFMHSESAVIHEQALELFTQLGIKDNLDFEIKHKQIIDRFGRYPHRNDTLGRTSTPEEKAFLLQPGSGF; via the coding sequence GTGTACCAGCAGGTGATTGAGTTTTGGTTTAATGAAATCGAGCCTTCTCAATGGTTCAAAAAGGATGACTCCTTCGATGCCCTTCTCCGTCGTCGTTTCTCAAAGCTGCATAGTCAGGCAGCACAGTGCGAGTTGTGGCGATGGCGTAAGACGGCTTCCGGGAGTCTGGCGGAGATCATTGTGCTCGATCAGTTTTCCCGCAATATGTTCAGGGACACTAAGGCAGCATTTGATTACGACGCTCTGGCGCTGGCTCTCGCTCAGTCAGCCATTAACAAGGGACAGGATATCGAATTGAGCCCGACTCAACGCAGTTTTATGTATATGCCCTTTATGCACAGCGAATCGGCTGTCATTCATGAACAGGCCCTGGAGCTATTTACTCAACTAGGCATTAAAGACAATCTGGACTTTGAGATTAAACATAAGCAAATTATCGACCGCTTCGGCCGTTACCCCCACCGCAATGACACTCTGGGTCGCACATCCACCCCGGAAGAAAAGGCGTTTTTACTACAACCAGGCTCTGGCTTCTAA
- a CDS encoding AAA family ATPase, giving the protein MHNILIFGNSGSGKSTLASQLSDQLGLAHLDLDTIAWQPTTPPQRKPIAESRAEIDAFIQTHDQWVIEGCYSDLLALCSSHASEMIFLNLPVADCIANAKRRAWEPHKYESQEAQDANLPMLIDWIAQYTERQDTFSQTAHQQLYDCFQGKKTMLTSNQDPV; this is encoded by the coding sequence TTGCACAACATTCTAATCTTCGGCAATTCAGGCTCGGGAAAATCCACCCTCGCAAGCCAATTGAGTGACCAACTCGGTCTCGCGCATCTGGACCTCGATACCATTGCCTGGCAACCAACGACGCCACCACAGCGAAAGCCCATCGCCGAATCGCGGGCAGAGATCGACGCCTTTATCCAAACTCATGACCAGTGGGTTATTGAGGGCTGCTACAGCGATTTATTAGCGCTGTGTTCGTCCCACGCCAGTGAGATGATCTTTCTCAATCTGCCTGTCGCTGACTGCATTGCCAATGCCAAACGCCGCGCTTGGGAGCCGCACAAGTATGAATCCCAGGAGGCGCAGGATGCCAACCTGCCGATGCTCATCGACTGGATCGCTCAATACACCGAGCGCCAGGACACCTTCTCCCAAACCGCCCACCAGCAACTTTATGATTGCTTTCAGGGTAAGAAGACCATGCTGACAAGCAATCAGGATCCGGTATGA
- a CDS encoding NYN domain-containing protein, translating into MSEKVLILVDVQNVYYTTRHSFKRNFDYNQFWQQATADREVVKAFAYAVDRGDQKQREFQNILRAIGFEVKLKPFIQRRDGSAKGDWDVGITIDALEYADQVDTVILVSGDGDFAMLVDKLRVDKGKRVEVYGAEPLTANGLITAASQFIPIEGKLLL; encoded by the coding sequence ATGAGTGAGAAAGTATTAATTCTGGTGGATGTGCAGAATGTGTATTACACCACGCGCCACAGCTTTAAACGTAATTTTGACTACAACCAGTTCTGGCAGCAGGCCACCGCTGACCGCGAGGTAGTAAAGGCCTTTGCCTATGCGGTAGACCGGGGCGATCAAAAACAGCGGGAGTTTCAGAATATTCTTCGGGCCATCGGCTTTGAGGTTAAACTTAAACCCTTTATCCAGCGCCGTGATGGTAGCGCTAAGGGCGACTGGGATGTGGGCATTACTATCGATGCCTTGGAATACGCCGATCAGGTGGATACCGTGATTCTGGTGTCTGGCGATGGTGACTTTGCCATGCTGGTGGATAAGCTGCGGGTTGATAAGGGCAAGCGAGTGGAAGTTTACGGCGCTGAGCCACTGACCGCCAATGGGCTGATTACGGCGGCCAGCCAGTTTATTCCTATTGAAGGCAAGCTGCTGCTCTAA
- the ffh gene encoding signal recognition particle protein, translating into MFENLTERLGATLKNISGKGRLTEDNIKDTLREVRMALLEADVALPVVRDFIKRVKEKAIGTEVSKSLNPGQVFIKIVQGELEATMGEANEKLDLAVQPPAVVMMAGLQGAGKTTSVGKLARFLKEREKKKVLVVSADVYRPAAIDQLETLAGEVEVDFFPSSTDQKPEDIANNAIAHAKKHFHDVVLVDTAGRLHVDETMMDEIKALHKAVSPVETLFVVDAMTGQDAANTAQAFNEALELTGVILTKADGDARGGAALSVRQITGKPIKFMGMGEKSDALEPFHPDRVASRILGMGDVLSLIEDVERKVDKDKAQKLAAKVKKGKGFDLQDFKEQLEQMRNMGGMMSLIDKMPGMGGMSEQIKDKANDKSFTQMEAIINSMTPRERERPEVIKGSRKRRIAAGSGTQIQDVNRLLKQFTQMQKMMKKMKGGGMNKMMKKMKGMMPPGGGPGGPGGPGGMFPPR; encoded by the coding sequence ATGTTTGAGAATTTAACCGAGCGTTTGGGCGCCACCCTGAAAAACATCAGTGGCAAGGGGCGTCTGACCGAAGACAATATCAAAGACACCCTGCGCGAAGTGCGTATGGCGCTGCTAGAAGCGGACGTTGCGTTGCCGGTGGTGCGTGACTTTATCAAGCGCGTCAAAGAAAAGGCCATCGGTACCGAGGTTAGTAAGAGCCTGAACCCCGGGCAGGTGTTTATCAAGATCGTGCAAGGTGAGCTGGAAGCCACCATGGGCGAAGCCAATGAGAAGCTGGATTTGGCCGTTCAACCGCCAGCGGTGGTGATGATGGCGGGCCTGCAGGGTGCCGGTAAAACCACCAGTGTGGGTAAGTTGGCCCGATTCTTAAAAGAGCGAGAGAAGAAAAAGGTGCTGGTGGTCAGTGCCGACGTCTATCGCCCGGCGGCCATCGACCAGCTCGAAACCCTGGCCGGGGAAGTCGAGGTGGACTTCTTCCCGTCCAGCACCGACCAGAAGCCGGAAGACATCGCCAACAATGCGATTGCCCACGCCAAGAAGCATTTCCATGATGTGGTTTTAGTGGATACCGCCGGTCGTCTGCATGTGGACGAGACCATGATGGACGAGATTAAGGCGCTGCATAAGGCGGTGAGTCCGGTGGAAACCCTGTTTGTGGTGGACGCCATGACTGGTCAGGACGCCGCTAACACTGCCCAGGCCTTTAATGAGGCGCTGGAGCTGACCGGTGTGATCCTGACCAAGGCCGACGGTGACGCCCGTGGCGGCGCGGCGCTGTCGGTGCGTCAGATCACCGGCAAGCCGATTAAGTTCATGGGTATGGGTGAAAAATCCGATGCGTTGGAGCCGTTCCATCCGGATCGGGTGGCGTCTCGCATCTTAGGCATGGGCGATGTGCTGAGCCTGATTGAGGATGTGGAGCGCAAGGTCGATAAGGACAAGGCCCAGAAGCTGGCCGCCAAGGTCAAGAAGGGCAAAGGCTTCGACCTTCAGGACTTTAAAGAGCAGCTCGAGCAGATGCGTAATATGGGCGGCATGATGTCGCTTATCGATAAGATGCCAGGTATGGGTGGGATGTCCGAGCAGATCAAGGATAAGGCTAACGACAAGTCCTTTACCCAAATGGAAGCCATCATCAACTCCATGACTCCGAGGGAGCGTGAACGCCCGGAAGTGATCAAAGGTTCCCGTAAGCGCCGCATCGCCGCCGGTTCCGGCACTCAGATTCAGGATGTGAATCGTCTTCTGAAGCAGTTTACCCAGATGCAGAAAATGATGAAGAAGATGAAAGGCGGCGGTATGAACAAGATGATGAAGAAAATGAAAGGCATGATGCCCCCCGGCGGTGGTCCAGGCGGGCCAGGTGGCCCGGGTGGTATGTTCCCGCCGCGCTAA
- a CDS encoding cytochrome C assembly family protein, producing MFWLGLVAALLYLAAAGMIGRQMLHHQQSKQGVSLTLGIVAVLLHLLILREQIFAVSGQNMSLMNVTALVAWMISVAMTIASFSVANLLLLPVVYGFTAIVVLVNSVVPGHYMMHIEMAPGLLVHILLGLFAYGALVISMLYALQLAYINHQLKHKNLSMATSSLPPLMAVESILFKLLSLGTVLLTLSLISGFVFLEDMFAQGQSHKTVLSIVAWLIFCITLAGHYQFGWRGKPVSIATIAGALLLTLAYFGSRFVREFLL from the coding sequence GTGTTCTGGCTTGGGCTAGTGGCTGCATTACTTTATCTGGCGGCTGCCGGCATGATCGGTAGACAAATGCTTCACCATCAACAGTCCAAACAAGGCGTCAGCCTGACCTTGGGAATTGTGGCCGTGTTACTGCACCTGCTGATCCTCCGCGAGCAGATCTTTGCCGTGTCAGGGCAAAACATGAGTCTGATGAATGTCACCGCTCTGGTAGCGTGGATGATCTCCGTGGCCATGACCATTGCCTCCTTCTCTGTCGCCAACCTGTTGCTGCTCCCGGTAGTTTACGGCTTCACAGCCATCGTAGTGCTGGTTAACAGCGTGGTCCCCGGCCATTATATGATGCACATTGAAATGGCGCCGGGCTTGCTGGTGCATATTTTGTTGGGGCTGTTTGCCTATGGTGCGTTGGTGATCTCCATGCTCTACGCCCTGCAACTGGCTTACATCAATCATCAACTTAAGCATAAGAACCTGTCTATGGCGACTTCGTCGTTGCCGCCGCTGATGGCGGTCGAGAGTATTTTGTTTAAGCTATTATCCTTAGGCACTGTATTACTCACACTTTCACTGATTTCCGGCTTTGTCTTCCTGGAAGACATGTTTGCTCAGGGTCAGTCCCATAAAACGGTGCTGTCCATCGTTGCCTGGCTAATTTTCTGCATTACTCTGGCCGGTCACTACCAATTCGGCTGGCGCGGTAAGCCGGTCTCCATTGCTACCATCGCGGGTGCATTGCTGCTGACCTTAGCCTATTTTGGCAGCCGCTTTGTCAGAGAGTTTTTGCTTTGA
- a CDS encoding HlyC/CorC family transporter has protein sequence MDEISTSTLLILLGVLILMSAYFSSSETGMMSINRYRLKHMVNRGHSGARRVHRLLKRPDRLIGLILIGNNLVNIAASAIATVIGIRLFGDIGIAIATFALTLIILIFAEVTPKTLAALYPEKISFPSSFILLPLLTVLYPLVFLVNGITNGMLALFRINPKDGDGHSLSQEELRTVVHEAGAMIPKKHQDMLVGILDLEKVTAEDIMIPRNEIVAIDVNDDWKDIQKQLIHSQHTRVLLYRDTIDDAVGFIHVRDALKLLAKDDFCKASLIRGVRDIYFTPESTPLHTLLFNFQSAKERIGLVVDEYGDIQGLVTLEDILEEIVGDFTTSILPLHNKDVSVENDNGVLVDGSSNIRDLNRDMNWNFPTEGPKTLNGLILEHFEAIPSSALCCRIAGYPMEIMELNENMVKTVKVWPHLYRQDTSLNNTEGESH, from the coding sequence TTGGACGAGATATCCACCTCCACCTTACTGATTCTGTTGGGTGTTCTAATTTTAATGTCGGCCTACTTTTCCAGCTCGGAAACCGGCATGATGTCCATCAACCGCTACCGCCTCAAGCACATGGTTAATCGGGGCCACAGCGGTGCCCGCCGGGTCCATCGTCTGCTTAAGCGGCCGGATCGGCTCATTGGTCTAATCCTTATCGGCAACAATCTGGTGAACATTGCTGCCTCGGCCATCGCCACGGTCATCGGTATACGCCTGTTCGGCGATATCGGTATCGCTATCGCCACCTTTGCGCTCACCCTGATCATCCTGATATTCGCCGAGGTAACGCCAAAAACTTTGGCGGCCCTGTACCCGGAGAAGATTTCTTTTCCCAGCTCCTTTATCCTGCTGCCTCTGCTGACTGTGCTCTACCCGTTGGTGTTTTTGGTCAACGGCATCACCAATGGCATGTTGGCATTGTTTCGCATCAACCCCAAAGACGGTGATGGTCACAGCCTGAGTCAGGAGGAGTTGCGTACTGTGGTGCATGAAGCCGGGGCCATGATCCCTAAAAAGCACCAGGATATGTTGGTGGGCATTTTGGATCTGGAAAAGGTCACCGCCGAGGACATCATGATCCCACGCAACGAGATCGTCGCCATCGACGTCAACGACGATTGGAAGGACATCCAAAAGCAGCTGATTCACTCTCAACACACCCGGGTCCTGTTGTATCGGGATACCATTGATGATGCAGTAGGCTTTATTCACGTGCGTGACGCACTGAAGCTACTGGCCAAAGACGACTTCTGTAAAGCCTCACTGATCCGTGGTGTGCGGGATATTTACTTCACCCCTGAGTCAACGCCCTTACACACGCTGTTATTCAACTTTCAGTCCGCCAAGGAGCGCATTGGCCTGGTAGTGGATGAATACGGTGATATTCAGGGCTTAGTTACTCTGGAAGATATTCTGGAAGAGATTGTCGGCGACTTTACCACCTCCATCCTGCCGCTGCATAACAAGGATGTCAGCGTCGAAAACGATAATGGTGTATTGGTGGATGGCAGCAGCAACATTCGGGATCTGAACCGGGACATGAACTGGAACTTTCCCACCGAAGGCCCTAAGACCTTAAATGGCTTGATTCTGGAGCACTTCGAGGCCATTCCCTCATCGGCCCTGTGTTGCCGTATTGCGGGCTATCCAATGGAGATAATGGAGCTCAATGAGAATATGGTGAAGACGGTCAAGGTCTGGCCACATTTGTATCGACAAGATACCAGTTTGAATAATACAGAGGGCGAGTCGCACTAG
- the sixA gene encoding phosphohistidine phosphatase SixA, producing MDIYIMRHGEAEQRFGEDASRRLTTRGFDEAALAGQWLKQHPGNVDLALVSPFTRAQQSFEAVSAICPVVESQTCADITPAGSPAYFHDYLHALVTTETQLKSLLLVSHMPFVSLLVDELCERPLSLLFATAGVVHLRYDAQTETASMVSQYLP from the coding sequence ATGGATATTTATATTATGCGCCACGGGGAAGCAGAGCAACGTTTTGGGGAAGATGCCTCCCGTCGCCTGACCACCCGGGGATTCGATGAAGCCGCTCTTGCCGGACAGTGGTTAAAACAACATCCCGGCAATGTGGATCTGGCGCTGGTCAGCCCTTTTACCCGGGCTCAGCAGAGCTTTGAGGCGGTGTCGGCGATTTGTCCGGTGGTCGAGAGCCAAACCTGTGCCGACATAACCCCAGCGGGGAGTCCGGCCTATTTCCACGATTATTTGCACGCCTTAGTGACCACCGAAACTCAGCTCAAGTCATTGCTGTTGGTCAGTCACATGCCGTTTGTCAGCTTGTTAGTGGATGAACTGTGTGAGCGGCCGCTGTCGCTTTTGTTCGCCACCGCGGGCGTGGTGCATTTGCGCTATGATGCTCAAACGGAAACGGCCTCAATGGTTAGTCAGTATTTGCCGTAA
- a CDS encoding insulinase family protein, with the protein MIISQYDRCQYQSAHLNNGLRVLLVRDPQARKSAVAINIGMGQFQDPENCQGLGHLLEHMIFLGSDGSPTPNHLADFVGTHGGHANAWTGTESSSFHFDVAADALDPAMAQFATMLSVPLLDKSLLEKEIQSIEAEYQLRREDDLRCLYQVHKETCNPAHPFHKFSVGNRETLTQLSLDELRQLMSEHHGRYFIPANMTLCVLCDRPFPEAAALVERHFGTMNNQSAPQSPDYPPLYLPEQLGVRLNIKPHREARRMLLTFALPNTDHWFEEKPLAIPAHLLGDEGKGSLLSYLKHQGWVTNLSAGGGIEGTNFRDFNINLQLTDQGAEHWQAVLDAIFGYLKLIKQDGITEWRFAERQQYQQMAFNFHDNPKGIDYATQLAMQMQHYPEQHWLDGDYVMNHYHSDRIHELLDRLTPENMRLKMIMPEVSTNQTTRWYNTRYQIEPLANELLDRLSQAEPNEAMALPEPNPYLQVRTHTLEPDPALSQPSLFQSQSGYRFWFGQDDQFRQPKGEMYLSFDSLATTGGIETQCYKRIWTLMLQEQLTEAFYQAQIGGCHFHAYAQQGGFSLHTSGMADRQMTLALQLLEATGHTTFDPVRFEQARQRQGRAMHNSLLNKPINRLFTRLSALLQPNAYSPMDMLEVFETANYSDFLEQRQQLLDSLHLEVLAYGDWSSDQAHIFCQQLYAQWHSHLTLNSPLSREITDLRAPHQYLMAVPCQQTDTALLHYIQAPGNHILDVALSITLEQILSVPFFNQLRTEKQLGYLVGTSYMPFNQHPGFGFYVQSPSADLVTLASEVEGFLQQAPEFIKALQDEELKGICDGICRQLRAKDASLSMRVQRYWLAIGNGDLAFNFAQRLCQAIEGLTRDALADYAASMLSDCGFGSTILYSQNPGYPEPELPGQKIDNMELFKQRTQRIP; encoded by the coding sequence TTGATCATTAGCCAATATGACCGTTGTCAGTACCAATCTGCGCATCTGAACAACGGATTGCGCGTGTTGCTGGTGCGCGATCCCCAGGCCAGAAAATCGGCGGTCGCGATCAATATTGGCATGGGCCAGTTTCAGGACCCTGAAAACTGTCAGGGACTGGGGCACCTGTTAGAGCATATGATCTTTCTGGGCAGTGACGGCTCCCCCACGCCCAACCACTTGGCCGACTTTGTTGGCACCCACGGCGGACACGCCAACGCCTGGACCGGCACTGAATCCTCCAGCTTTCATTTTGATGTAGCCGCCGACGCACTGGACCCGGCCATGGCTCAGTTTGCCACCATGCTCAGCGTCCCACTGCTGGATAAATCATTATTGGAAAAAGAGATCCAATCCATTGAGGCCGAGTACCAGCTTCGCCGGGAAGACGATCTGCGCTGTTTGTATCAGGTGCATAAGGAAACCTGTAATCCAGCTCACCCGTTTCATAAGTTCTCGGTGGGCAACCGGGAAACCCTGACTCAACTCAGCCTGGACGAGCTGCGACAGCTCATGAGCGAACACCACGGGCGCTACTTTATCCCGGCCAACATGACCCTCTGTGTACTGTGTGACCGGCCATTTCCCGAGGCCGCCGCTTTGGTTGAACGTCACTTTGGCACCATGAATAACCAAAGCGCGCCCCAAAGCCCGGACTATCCTCCGCTGTATTTACCAGAGCAGTTAGGCGTGCGGCTGAATATCAAGCCCCATAGGGAAGCCCGGCGTATGCTACTGACTTTTGCCCTGCCCAATACCGACCACTGGTTCGAAGAAAAACCATTGGCGATTCCCGCTCACCTGCTGGGCGATGAAGGCAAGGGCAGTCTGCTGAGCTATTTGAAACACCAGGGCTGGGTAACGAATTTAAGCGCCGGTGGCGGCATTGAGGGCACCAACTTCCGCGACTTTAATATCAACCTGCAGCTCACCGATCAGGGCGCTGAGCACTGGCAAGCGGTGCTGGATGCGATCTTCGGTTATCTCAAGCTGATCAAACAAGATGGCATTACCGAATGGCGCTTTGCTGAGCGTCAGCAATACCAGCAGATGGCGTTTAACTTTCACGATAACCCCAAGGGCATTGATTACGCCACTCAGCTTGCCATGCAGATGCAGCACTATCCTGAGCAACACTGGCTGGATGGCGACTATGTGATGAATCACTATCATTCGGATCGTATCCACGAACTGCTGGACAGACTGACCCCAGAGAATATGCGCCTGAAGATGATTATGCCAGAGGTGAGTACCAATCAGACCACCCGCTGGTATAACACCCGCTACCAGATAGAACCATTGGCTAACGAATTGCTTGACCGCCTGTCACAAGCCGAACCGAACGAGGCCATGGCGCTGCCAGAGCCCAACCCCTATCTGCAGGTACGCACCCATACCCTGGAGCCCGATCCGGCCCTGAGCCAGCCCAGTCTGTTTCAGTCCCAGTCAGGCTATCGGTTCTGGTTCGGACAGGACGATCAGTTCCGCCAGCCCAAAGGCGAGATGTATCTGTCTTTCGACAGCCTTGCCACTACCGGCGGTATTGAGACCCAATGCTATAAGCGCATCTGGACACTGATGCTGCAGGAGCAGCTAACTGAGGCCTTCTATCAGGCTCAGATCGGCGGCTGTCACTTCCATGCCTATGCCCAGCAAGGCGGGTTTTCTCTGCACACCAGCGGCATGGCCGACCGCCAGATGACGCTGGCCTTACAACTGCTGGAGGCGACCGGACATACCACCTTTGATCCGGTTCGTTTTGAACAGGCTCGTCAGCGTCAGGGCCGTGCCATGCATAACAGCTTGTTAAATAAGCCCATCAACCGGCTGTTTACCCGCTTATCGGCTTTGCTGCAACCCAACGCATACTCACCCATGGATATGCTGGAGGTGTTTGAAACGGCCAATTATTCGGACTTCCTGGAACAACGTCAGCAATTGCTGGACAGCCTGCACCTGGAAGTGCTGGCCTATGGCGACTGGTCGTCAGATCAGGCACATATCTTCTGCCAGCAACTCTATGCCCAGTGGCATTCCCATTTGACGCTGAATAGCCCCCTATCCAGAGAAATCACCGATTTAAGAGCGCCCCATCAATATCTAATGGCCGTGCCTTGCCAGCAGACCGACACCGCGCTGCTGCACTATATTCAGGCGCCCGGCAACCACATCCTGGACGTGGCGTTAAGCATTACCCTGGAACAGATTCTGTCGGTGCCCTTTTTCAATCAGCTACGCACCGAAAAACAACTCGGTTATCTGGTGGGCACCAGCTATATGCCCTTCAACCAACATCCCGGATTCGGCTTTTATGTGCAGTCGCCTTCGGCGGATCTGGTCACACTGGCGAGCGAGGTGGAAGGCTTTTTACAGCAAGCGCCAGAGTTCATTAAGGCGCTACAGGATGAAGAATTAAAAGGGATCTGCGATGGCATCTGTCGTCAGCTAAGAGCCAAGGACGCCAGCCTGTCCATGCGGGTACAGCGCTACTGGCTGGCCATCGGTAACGGCGATCTGGCGTTTAACTTTGCACAGCGGCTATGTCAGGCCATCGAAGGACTGACCCGAGACGCCCTGGCGGATTACGCTGCATCCATGCTCAGTGACTGTGGCTTTGGCAGTACCATCTTATACAGTCAGAATCCGGGTTACCCGGAGCCGGAATTGCCCGGGCAGAAAATTGACAATATGGAGTTGTTTAAACAGCGGACCCAGCGGATCCCCTAA
- the fadJ gene encoding fatty acid oxidation complex subunit alpha FadJ: protein MTDAKSAFTLTRRDDGIAVLTMDVPGESMNTLKGEFADDIAQILDEVESDSSIKGLVLISGKDNSFVAGADVSMLDKCQSADEAEALAAGGQAIFQRMENMKITTVAAINGPALGGGLELALACHYRVCTDSDKTAMGLPEVQLGLLPGSGGTQRLPKLIGIQKAMTLMLTGKQVRPKQAKKYGLVDDVVPKSILMDVAVKLANQRKPNRSGPKLNLTGKLLERTPVGRNIMFSQARKQTNKKTRGNYPAPDRIIDCIEAGVSGKKGYQTEAHHFGQLVMTPESKQLRNIFFATTEMKKEKGVEGVDAGELKKAGVLGGGLMGGGIAFVTATKAGLPVRIKDIRSEGIANAKNYAYDLLMKKVKRRFMRKTEMQKQMSLITGTTDYSGFHDADMVIEAVFEDLDLKQNMVADVEKHCHKDTIFATNTSSIPINQIAAKAERPENVVGLHYFSPVEKMPLAEVIPHKGTSDKTISTTVDMARKQGKTPIVVKDGAGFYVNRILAPYMNEAANILLGGEPVKQIDDALLNFGFPVGPIKLLDEVGIDIGAKISPILQAELGDRFQAPDAFEKLLNDDRKGKKNKKGFYDYNGKKPGKEVDESVYSLLGVSPSQKLSHDQISERCVLLMLNEAALCLAEDVIRSPRDGDIGAIFGIGFPPFLGGPFHYMDSLGIKQVVARLEHYAGLYGDKFSPAPILKEMAEKGKTFY, encoded by the coding sequence ATGACCGACGCTAAGTCTGCTTTTACCCTGACGCGCCGTGATGACGGCATCGCTGTGCTCACTATGGATGTGCCCGGCGAGAGCATGAATACCCTTAAAGGCGAGTTTGCCGACGACATCGCTCAGATCCTGGATGAGGTGGAATCCGATTCTTCCATCAAAGGCCTGGTGCTGATCTCTGGCAAGGATAATTCCTTTGTGGCCGGGGCCGATGTGTCCATGCTGGATAAATGCCAGTCGGCCGACGAAGCCGAAGCACTGGCCGCCGGCGGCCAGGCGATTTTCCAGCGCATGGAGAATATGAAGATCACCACCGTTGCCGCCATCAATGGCCCGGCGCTGGGCGGTGGTCTGGAACTGGCGCTGGCCTGCCATTACCGGGTCTGTACCGATTCAGACAAAACCGCCATGGGCCTGCCGGAAGTCCAGCTCGGCCTGCTGCCCGGCTCCGGCGGTACGCAGCGTTTACCAAAGCTTATCGGCATTCAGAAGGCCATGACCCTGATGCTGACCGGCAAGCAGGTTCGCCCCAAACAGGCCAAGAAATACGGCCTGGTGGATGATGTGGTACCCAAATCCATCCTGATGGATGTGGCGGTAAAACTGGCGAATCAACGCAAGCCCAACCGCAGTGGTCCTAAACTGAATCTGACGGGCAAGTTGCTGGAGCGCACGCCAGTGGGCCGCAACATTATGTTCAGTCAGGCCCGCAAGCAAACCAATAAGAAAACCCGGGGCAATTACCCGGCGCCGGATCGCATTATCGACTGCATCGAAGCGGGCGTATCCGGCAAAAAGGGCTATCAGACCGAGGCCCATCACTTCGGCCAGTTGGTGATGACACCTGAGTCCAAACAGCTGCGTAATATCTTCTTCGCCACCACCGAAATGAAAAAGGAAAAAGGCGTTGAAGGCGTGGATGCCGGTGAACTCAAAAAGGCGGGTGTGTTAGGCGGCGGCCTGATGGGCGGCGGTATCGCCTTTGTCACCGCCACTAAGGCGGGCCTGCCGGTGCGCATCAAAGACATTCGCAGCGAAGGCATCGCCAACGCCAAGAATTACGCCTACGACCTGCTGATGAAGAAGGTCAAACGCCGCTTTATGCGCAAGACCGAGATGCAAAAGCAGATGTCGCTGATTACCGGCACCACCGATTATTCCGGCTTTCACGATGCCGATATGGTGATTGAGGCGGTGTTTGAAGACCTGGATCTGAAGCAAAACATGGTCGCCGATGTGGAGAAGCATTGCCACAAGGACACCATTTTTGCCACAAACACTTCGTCGATCCCCATTAACCAGATTGCCGCCAAGGCTGAGCGTCCGGAAAATGTGGTGGGTCTGCATTACTTCTCTCCGGTGGAGAAGATGCCGCTGGCCGAGGTTATTCCCCATAAGGGCACCAGCGACAAAACCATCTCTACCACCGTGGACATGGCCCGCAAGCAGGGCAAGACGCCGATTGTGGTCAAAGACGGTGCCGGTTTCTACGTCAACCGTATCCTGGCGCCCTATATGAACGAGGCGGCCAATATTCTGCTGGGCGGCGAGCCGGTCAAACAGATCGACGACGCGCTGCTGAACTTCGGCTTCCCGGTAGGCCCCATCAAGCTGCTGGACGAGGTGGGCATCGACATCGGTGCCAAGATCTCGCCCATCCTGCAGGCTGAGCTGGGCGATCGCTTCCAGGCGCCCGATGCCTTTGAAAAGCTTTTGAATGACGACCGTAAGGGCAAGAAAAACAAGAAAGGCTTTTACGACTACAACGGCAAGAAGCCGGGCAAAGAGGTGGACGAGTCGGTGTATTCGCTGCTTGGCGTGTCACCGTCGCAAAAACTCAGCCACGATCAGATATCCGAGCGCTGCGTACTGCTGATGCTGAACGAAGCCGCGCTGTGTCTGGCAGAAGATGTGATTCGAAGCCCCCGAGACGGCGACATCGGCGCCATCTTTGGCATTGGCTTCCCGCCGTTCCTAGGCGGCCCATTCCATTACATGGACAGCTTAGGCATCAAACAGGTCGTGGCTCGACTAGAGCACTACGCCGGCTTGTATGGCGATAAGTTTAGCCCCGCGCCAATCTTAAAAGAAATGGCGGAAAAGGGTAAGACGTTTTATTAA